The following DNA comes from Enterobacter sp. SA187.
CATTCTTTACCCTGTCGCCAGTCGACGTGAGAATGCGCTTTACGTATAGTGGCGACAATTTTTTGCACCGGGATACATTCAATGATCAGTCTGATTGCGGCGTTAGCGGTAGATCGCGTTATCGGCATGGAAAACGCCATGCCGTGGAACTTGCCTGCCGATCTCGCCTGGTTTAAACGCAATACCTTAAATAAACCTGTGGTGATGGGCCGCCTGACCTGGGAGTCCATCGGACGCCCGCTGCCGGGACGTAAAAATATCGTCATCAGCAGCAATCCGGGGACTGACGATCGCGTGCAGTGGGTCTCTTCTGTGGATGAGGCGATTGCCGCCTGCGGCGACGCGGAAGAGATTATGGTGATCGGCGGCGGTCGGGTTTACGAGCAGTTCCTGCCGAAAGCGCAGCGCCTGTATCTGACCCATATTGATGCAGAAGTGGAAGGGGATACCCATTTCCCTGACTACGAGCCGGATGACTGGGAATCGGTGTTCAGCGAGTTTCACGATGCCGATGCGCAGAATTCGCACAGCTATTGTTTTGAGATTTTAGACCGCCGGTAATGCTCTGTTCCGCCCACGCCTGACCGGTGTGGGCGGACATCCCTCAGAATGACGCCGCTTCGTCTTCGCCCAGATCCAGCTGGCGATTCGAATGCTGCGCAAACCAGGTTTTATCTTCCCAGCGCAGACAGGTCAGCACGCCGCCCCAGCAGCAGCCGGTATCCAGCGCATAAATGCCTTCCGGCGTGCCTTTTCCTTCCAGCGATGCCCAGTGACCAAAAGCGATGCTGTACTCTTCCGCCACCGGTCCCGGAATCGCAAACCAGGGTTTCAGCGGGGCAGGGGCATTCTCCGGCACGTCTTTACAGTACATATCCAGTTGCCCGTTCGGGAAGCAGAAGCGCATGCGGGTAAAGGCGTTGCTGATAAAGCGTAAACGCGCCAGCCCGGCCAGTTCCGGCGACCAGTTGTTCGGCATATCGCCATACATGGCGTCGAGGAATAACGGGTAAGTGTCGCTGGCCAGCACGGATTCGACGTCTCTGGCGCAGGCGATGGCGGTTTCCAGATCCCACTGCGGTGTAATACCTGCGTGGGCCATCACCAGTTTTTTCTCTTCATCCACCTGCAACAGCGGCTGACGGCGCAGCCAGTTGATTAGCTCGTCGGCGTCCGGCGCTTCCAGCAGCGGCGTAATACGATCTTTCGGCTTGTTACGGCTGATGCCCGCATACACGCCCAGCAGATGCAGGTCGTGATTGCCCAGCACCATGCGCACGCTGTCGCCAAGCGATTTCACAAAGCGCAGCACGTCCAGCGACGCCGGACCCCGCGCCACCAGGTCGCCCGTTAGCCACAGCGTGTCCATCTGCGGATCAAACTGCACCTGCTTTAATAATGCGATCAGTTCATCGTAGCAACCGTGAACGTCGCCAATCAGATATGTTGACATGTGATTAATGAATAAGTGTAGGGACGGCGAGTCGGAAAACCGGAATGGCAATGCGGAAAGCATTCCCCTGGGCATCGATCATTTCATAATGACCCTGCATGGTGCCCAGCGGCGTTTCAAGGACTGCGCCGCTGGTGTACTGATATTCGTCGCCGGCGTCGATATGCGGCTGCACGCCGACGATACCTTCGCCCTGGACTTCGGTTTCACGGCCGTTGCCGTTGGTGATAAGCCAGTAGCGCCCGAGCACCTGCACAGGCGTCCGCCCCAGATTTCGTATGGTTACGGTGTACGCAAAGACATAACGTTCAAGCTCCGGTGCTGACTGAGACTCAATATAAACGCTCTGTACCTGAACACATACGCGGGGCGAATTGCTCATGACTTAACTCTCCTTCGGCGGCGTATTATCAATAAGGTAATTCGCCAGCTGGCAGTATTGCGCCACAGAGATGTTCTCTGCGCGGGCGCCAGGATCAATACCAAGCGAGGCGAGAACCTCGACGCTGAACAAATTACCGAGGCTGTTACGAATCGTTTTACGACGCTGGTTGAATGCTTCGGTCGTGATACGACTCAGTACGCGAACCTCTTTTACCGGATACGGCGGCGTGGCGTGCGGTACCAGTCTGACGACCGCGGAATCCACTTTTGGCGCTGGCGTAAAGGCCGTCGGCGGCACTTCAAGCACCGGGATCACCTGGCAATAATATTGCGCCATCACGCTTAAACGACCATACGCTTTACTGTTTGGTCCTGCAACCAGGCGATTCACCACCTCTTTTTGCAGCATAAAATGCATGTCGGCAATGGCACCAGTATAGCTAAACAGGTGGAACATTAACGGCGTGGAGATGTTATACGGCAGGTTGCCAAACACGCGCAAAGGCTGGCCGAGGGTCGTGGACAGCTCTTCGAAGTTCATTGTCATGGCATCCTGCTGATAAATCGTCAGCTTAGGGGCCAAAAACGGATGCGTTTGCAGGCGGGCCGCCAGATCGCGATCCAGCTCGATCACGGTCATTTTATCCATGCGCTCGCCAACCGGCTCGGTCAGGGCGCCAAGGCCCGGGCCGATTTCGACCATCGCCTGACCGGGTTTAGGGTTGATCGCCGAAACGATACTGTCGATCACAAACTGATCGTTGAGGAAGTTTTGCCCGAAGCGTTTGCGGGCAAGATGGCCCTGATGGACTCTCGTATTCATTGAGTATTAATAATCATTTTGATGGCGAGATTAAGCGCCGTAATAAAACTGCCGACATCGGCTTTCCCGTGGCCCGCCAGTTCAAGGGCAGTACCGTGGTCAACCGAGGTGCGAATAAAGGGCAGGCCGAGCGTAATATTTACCCCGCGGCCAAAGCCCTGGTATTTTAGCACAGGCAGGCCCTGATCGTGGTACATCGCCAGCACCGCATCGGCGCGATCGAGATATTTAGGCTGGAACAGCGTGTCGGCGGGTAACGGACCGCTGAGATTCATCCCCTGCGCGCGCAGTTCATTGAGCACCGGAATGATGGTATCGATCTCTTCCGTACCCATATGCCCGCCTTCCCCGGCGTGCGGGTTCAGGCCGCAGACCAGCACGTGCGGTTCACCGATGCCAAATTTAGTGCGCAGATCGTGATGCAGGATGGTGATCACATCGCGCAGCAGGGCCGGGGTAATCGCGTCTGCTACGGCTTTAATGGGCAGATGCGTCGTCGCCAGCGCCACGCGTAGTTCTTCCGTCGCCAGCATCATCACCACTTTGCTGGCCTGCGCGCGTTCTTCAAAGAATTCGGTATGACCGGTGAAGGGCACGCCGGCGTCGTTAATCACGCCCTTGTGTACCGGCCCGGTCACCAGCGCGGCAAATTCACCGTTCAGGCAGCCGTCGCAGGCGCGTGCCAGGGTTTCCACCACATAGGCACCGTTCGCCACTGACAGCTGTCCTGCCACCACGGGCTCGCGCAGCGCCACGGGTAACAGCGTTAAGGTACCGGCGCGTTGCGGCTGCGGGGGATTTTCAGGTTGCCAGGGAAGCAGCGAAAGCGACAGACCGAGCTGGGCGGCCCGGTCTGTGAGAAGTGCTGCGTCGGCGCAGACCACCAGTTCCATCGGCCAGTCGCGCTGGGCGAGCTGAACGACGAGGTCGGGGCCAATCCCGGCGGGTTCGCCGGGAGTGATAACGACACGCTGAACGTTCATTAGTTGCTCAGGATTTTCACGTAAGCGCTGGCGCGTTGTTCCTGCATCCAGGCTGCGCCTTCTTCGGACATTTTACGGTTCATCAGCATGCGGTACGCGCGATCTTTCTGCGCCGCATCGGTCTTGTCGACGTTACGGGTGTCCAGCAGTTCAATCAGGTGCCAGCCGAAGGAGGAGTGCACCGGTCCGCTGATCTGGCCTTTGTTGAGCTTAGTCAGCGCATCGCGGAATGCCGGATCGAAAATGTCTGGCGCAGCCCAGCCCAGATCGCCGCCCTGATTCGCAGAGCCCGGATCCTGAGAGAACTCTTTCGCCGCATTAGCAAAGGTGGTTTTGCCACTCTTGATGTCGGCTGCGATCTGCTCGATCTTCACACGCGCCTGGTCGTCGGTCATGATCGGCGACGGCTTAAGCAGGATGTGACGTGCGTGTACTTCGGTCACGGAAATGCTCTGGCTCTGACCACGCAGATCGTTCACTTTCAGAATATGGAAGCCCACGCCGGAACGTACCGGACCGATCACGTCGCCTTTCTTCGCCGTGCTCAGCGCCTGGGCAAAGATAGACGGCAGCTCCTGAATACGGCCCCAGCCCATTTCGCCGCCTTTCAGCGCCTGCTGGTCGGCAGAGTAAGTGATCGCCAGCTTACCGAAGTCATCACCGGCACGCGCCTGCTCAACAATAGAGCGCGCCTGGCTTTCCGCTTCGTTCACCTGATCGGAAGTTGGGTTTTCCGGCAGAGGAATGAGGATGTGGCTCAGGTTAAGCTCAGTGCTGGCATCGTTCTGATTGCCCACCTGCTGTGCCAGAGATTCCACCTCTTGCGGCAGAATAGTGACGCGGCGGCGCACTTCGCCGTTGCGCACTTCGGAGATCAGCATCTCTTTACGGATCTGGTTACGGTAGGTGCTGTAATTAACGCCATCGTAAGCCAGACGGCTGCGCATCTGATCCAGCGTCATGTTGTTCTGTTTAGCGATGTTAGCGATCGCCTGATCGAGCTGCTCGTCAGTGACCTTGACACCCATTTTGGTGCCCATCTGCAGGATGATCTGATCCATGATCAGCCGCTCAAGAATTTGGTGACGCAGCGTGTTGTCATCCGGCAATTGCTGGCCCGCCTGACCGGCGTTGAGTTTCACGGACTGCATCAAACCATCAACGTCACTTTCTAACACCACGCCATTATTGACGACGGCAGCGACTTTATCGACAACCTGCGGCGCAGCGAAACCGGTGTTCGCAACCATAGCGAGACCGAGCAGCAGCGTTTTCCAGTTCTTCATACTTTTTCCATTTCCATTAACCGCAATGCGGATTACGTTGCAAATCAACGACATTACAAAGTAGAACGATAAGGCAGAATGTTCGAACGCAGCATCTGCTGGGTACCCAGACCGTAGTTAGAACTCAGGCCGCGCAGTTCGATGTTAAAGCCGATAACTTTATCGTACTTACTCTGGTTACTTTGTGGATCCCAGCCGTTCAGCTTACGTTCATACCCAACGCGGATAGCGTAGCAGCAGGAGTTATATTGCAGACCGACCATCTGATCCGCCGGTTTGCTGGTGTTGGTATCAAAATAGTACGCGCCGACAATCGACCAGCGGTCGACGATCGGCCAGCTTGCCGCGCCGCCTACCTGCGAGATGCCATCTTTGTATTGATCAGAGGTGACATCATAATTTGGCAGCGCCGCCTGGATATACTCCGGGCTGGCGTAGCGATAGCTCAGCTGTACCATACGGTCTTCGTCGCGACGGTATTCTACTGTCGCGCTGCTGGTGGCTACGTTATCAAGGCGCGTATCGTACTGCACCCCGCCGCGCAGACCCCAGCGGTCAGACATGCGCCAGTAGGTATCGCCTGCCCAGACCAGCGAACCGGTGTTGTTATCTTTTTCCCAGTTAATATTGTCATCCCCGGTACGGGACTCTGAGAAATAGTAGATTTGACCAACAGAAACGTTAAAACGTTCAACCGATTCGTCATCATAAATGCGCGATGTGATACCGGTAGTCACCTGATTAGCAGAGGCGATACGGTCAAGACCGCCGTAAGTGCGATCGCGGAACAGGCCGCTGTAGTCAGACTGCAGCAGCGACGAGTCATAGTTTTTAATGCCGCTCTGGTCACGATAAGGCACGTACAGATACTGCGCGCGCGGCTCCAGCGTCTGGGTAAAGTTTTCCGCCCAGTTCATGTCGCGCTCGAAAACCATTTTGCCGTCAACTTTAAACTGCGGCAGCACGCGACTTACTGAGCTTTCAAGGCCAGCTTTGGTGGCATTGTTATAGTCGTCAATATTCGTTTGCTGGTAATGGGTCGCCATGACCTTAGCTTCGGTGTTCAGGCTGCCCCACTCGTTTGATAGTGGCAAATTGATGGTGGGTTCAAGATGTAAACGCGTAGCCTCCGGCATAATTTCATTCGCGTTAACAAAATGCACAGCCTGAGCATAGACGCGGGTATCAAAGGGACCCACGTCATTCTGGTAGAAGTTCATATCCAGCTGCGGCTCAGCGGAATAGGAGTCGCCGCTCTGGGTATCAAACACCTGGAACTGCTTGGTCGACAGCGTGGCATTGAAGTTTTCAATACCGTAGCCCACGCTGAAAATCTGCGTGGCGTAACCGTCGGTGCTGGAACCGTATTTGGTGGTAAAGTCGTTGAAATAGGTTGGATCGCTGACTTTGGTATAGTTAACGTTAAAACGCCATACCTCATCCAGCACGCCGCCATGCTGCCAGTAGAACAACCAGCGGTGACGATCGCTCTCGGTCGGGTTCTCGTCCTGATAAACTTTATCAGACGGCAGATAGTCAAACTCCACCAGACCTGCGCCCGCCTGGGTCAGATAACGGAATTCGTTTTCCCACTGAATATTGCCACGCTTGTGAATATAGTGCGGGGTAATGGTGGCATCGAAGTTCGGCGCGATGTTCCAGTAGTACGGCAGGTAGAACTCAAAATAGTTCGTGGTGCTGTATTTGGCGTTCGGGATCAGGAAACCTGAGCGGCGTTTGTCGCCAATCGGCAACTGCAAATAGGGGCTGTAGAACACCGGCACCGGCCCGAGCTTAAAGCGCGCGTTCCAGATTTCCGCCACCTGTTCTTCCCGGTCATGGATCACTTCCGAACCCACCACGCTCCAGGTATTTGAACCCGGCAGACAGGAGGTGAAGGTACCGTTATCCAGAATGGTATAGCGGTTTTCACCGCGCTGTTTCATCAGGTCGGCAGTACCACGACCCTGACGTCCCACCATCTGATAATCGCCTTCCCAGACGTTAGTATCTTTGGTATTCAGATTCGCCCAGGCTTTCGGACCTTTCAGAATGACCTGGTTATCGTCGTAATGTACGTTACCCAGAGCGTCGACGGTGCGCACGGGATCGGCCTGGCCTTCCGCCACCTGCTGATGCAGCTGCATCTCGTCGGCCTGCAAACGGCTGTTACCCTGCTGGACATCAACCTTGCCGGTAAACACGGCATCGTCCGGGTAATTGCCTTTCGCATGGTCCGCGTTAATGGTGACGGGCAGTTTATTAGTATCCCCTGTCACCAGAGGGCGGTTATAGCTCGGTACGCCCAGCATACACTGCGAGGCAAGATCGGCCGCCTGTCCGTACTGGCTGTACAGAGCAGAGGCAATCATGGTGGCCAGAAGGGTGGGAATACGTTTATTCATACGTTGTATTTGTTGTTCCGTCATCAGTGGCTTTACGGCTTGCAAACAGTCAGAGACTAACTTACTCACCTTCGCAGCGCTAGTGTTAATCCTGCCCGTGATCGAGCCTGCTAAAGAAGGCTGTGCCTGTGCACGGCATAGAATGACGGGTATGATAATGCAAATTTTAGCCGACGGCATGACGATTTGGGGAGTATATGCAGTATTGGGGAAAAGTGATTGGTGTCGCCATCGCCTTAATGATGGGCGGGGGCTTCTGGGGCGTGCTCCTCGGGCTATTGATCGGGCATATGTTTGACAAGGCACGCAGCCGTAAAATGGCGTGGTTTGCTAATCAGCGTGAACGTCAGTCGCTCTTTTTCGCCACCACCTTTGAGGTGATGGGCCATTTAACCAAATCCAAAGGCCATGTGACGCAGGCCGATATTCAGGTGGCAACCCTGTTTATGGATCGTATGAATCTGCATGGCGACTCGCGTGCCGCCGCGCAGCAGGCGTTTCGCGTCGGCAAGGCGGATAACTATCCGCTGCGCGAAAAAATGCGTCAGTTCCGCAGCATCTGTTTTGGACGCTTCGATCTGATACGGATGTTTCTGGAAATTCAGATCCAGGCCGCTTTTGCGGACGGCTCGCTGCATCCCAACGAACGTGAAGTGCTGTATGTGATCGCCGAAGAGCTGGGCATCTCCCGTATGCAGTTCGACCAGTTCTTACGCATGATGCAGGGCGGGGCGCACTTCGGCGATGGCTATCAGCAGCAGTCCGGCGGCGAATGGCAACAGGCGCAGCGCGGACCGACGCTGGAAGACGCCTGCAATGTGCTGGGGGTGAAACCTGACGCCGACGCCACCACCGTCAAGCGCGCTTACCGTAAGCTGATGAGCGAGCACCATCCGGACAAGCTGGTCGCCAAAGGGCTGCCGCCGGAAATGATGGAGATGGCGAAGCAAAAAGCGCAGGAGATCCAGAAAGCCTACGAGCTGATTAAAGAAGCAAAAGGATTTAAATAAGCAGGCAGTCTTTCCCTTCTCCCTCTCCCGGGGGAGAGGGGCTATTCAGCCAGAAACAGCTCCAGCAGCGAATTGAGGAACAGCTTACCCTGTTCGGTGATCTGCCAGCAGGCTGCCGACTCGGTAAGATAGCCAAGGGCAATGGCCTTATCGATTTGCGGGCGGATCACCGCTTCATCAAGCCCGGTGTAGCGCGTAAACTCCGCGCGCGGCGCCGCTTCCAGCAGGCGGAAGCGGTTCATAAAGAACTCGAAAGGTTTGTCCTCTGCCGCGACATCATGCTGCTTATCAAGGTATGTCCCCTGCATATAGCCGCGCGGATGGCGCGTTTTGGCGGTACGCAAAATCCGCCCGTCCGGGAAGGTGACTTTGCCGTGCGCGCCGCAGCCAATGCCCAGATAATCGCCGAAGCGCCAGTAGTTAAGGTTATGCTGGCACTGATAGCCTGGCTTCGCATAGGCTGAGGTTTCA
Coding sequences within:
- the apaG gene encoding Co2+/Mg2+ efflux protein ApaG, with translation MSNSPRVCVQVQSVYIESQSAPELERYVFAYTVTIRNLGRTPVQVLGRYWLITNGNGRETEVQGEGIVGVQPHIDAGDEYQYTSGAVLETPLGTMQGHYEMIDAQGNAFRIAIPVFRLAVPTLIH
- the folA gene encoding type 3 dihydrofolate reductase → MISLIAALAVDRVIGMENAMPWNLPADLAWFKRNTLNKPVVMGRLTWESIGRPLPGRKNIVISSNPGTDDRVQWVSSVDEAIAACGDAEEIMVIGGGRVYEQFLPKAQRLYLTHIDAEVEGDTHFPDYEPDDWESVFSEFHDADAQNSHSYCFEILDRR
- the surA gene encoding peptidylprolyl isomerase SurA, which gives rise to MKNWKTLLLGLAMVANTGFAAPQVVDKVAAVVNNGVVLESDVDGLMQSVKLNAGQAGQQLPDDNTLRHQILERLIMDQIILQMGTKMGVKVTDEQLDQAIANIAKQNNMTLDQMRSRLAYDGVNYSTYRNQIRKEMLISEVRNGEVRRRVTILPQEVESLAQQVGNQNDASTELNLSHILIPLPENPTSDQVNEAESQARSIVEQARAGDDFGKLAITYSADQQALKGGEMGWGRIQELPSIFAQALSTAKKGDVIGPVRSGVGFHILKVNDLRGQSQSISVTEVHARHILLKPSPIMTDDQARVKIEQIAADIKSGKTTFANAAKEFSQDPGSANQGGDLGWAAPDIFDPAFRDALTKLNKGQISGPVHSSFGWHLIELLDTRNVDKTDAAQKDRAYRMLMNRKMSEEGAAWMQEQRASAYVKILSN
- the pdxA gene encoding 4-hydroxythreonine-4-phosphate dehydrogenase PdxA; protein product: MNVQRVVITPGEPAGIGPDLVVQLAQRDWPMELVVCADAALLTDRAAQLGLSLSLLPWQPENPPQPQRAGTLTLLPVALREPVVAGQLSVANGAYVVETLARACDGCLNGEFAALVTGPVHKGVINDAGVPFTGHTEFFEERAQASKVVMMLATEELRVALATTHLPIKAVADAITPALLRDVITILHHDLRTKFGIGEPHVLVCGLNPHAGEGGHMGTEEIDTIIPVLNELRAQGMNLSGPLPADTLFQPKYLDRADAVLAMYHDQGLPVLKYQGFGRGVNITLGLPFIRTSVDHGTALELAGHGKADVGSFITALNLAIKMIINTQ
- the djlA gene encoding co-chaperone DjlA, giving the protein MQYWGKVIGVAIALMMGGGFWGVLLGLLIGHMFDKARSRKMAWFANQRERQSLFFATTFEVMGHLTKSKGHVTQADIQVATLFMDRMNLHGDSRAAAQQAFRVGKADNYPLREKMRQFRSICFGRFDLIRMFLEIQIQAAFADGSLHPNEREVLYVIAEELGISRMQFDQFLRMMQGGAHFGDGYQQQSGGEWQQAQRGPTLEDACNVLGVKPDADATTVKRAYRKLMSEHHPDKLVAKGLPPEMMEMAKQKAQEIQKAYELIKEAKGFK
- the lptD gene encoding LPS assembly protein LptD, which codes for MNKRIPTLLATMIASALYSQYGQAADLASQCMLGVPSYNRPLVTGDTNKLPVTINADHAKGNYPDDAVFTGKVDVQQGNSRLQADEMQLHQQVAEGQADPVRTVDALGNVHYDDNQVILKGPKAWANLNTKDTNVWEGDYQMVGRQGRGTADLMKQRGENRYTILDNGTFTSCLPGSNTWSVVGSEVIHDREEQVAEIWNARFKLGPVPVFYSPYLQLPIGDKRRSGFLIPNAKYSTTNYFEFYLPYYWNIAPNFDATITPHYIHKRGNIQWENEFRYLTQAGAGLVEFDYLPSDKVYQDENPTESDRHRWLFYWQHGGVLDEVWRFNVNYTKVSDPTYFNDFTTKYGSSTDGYATQIFSVGYGIENFNATLSTKQFQVFDTQSGDSYSAEPQLDMNFYQNDVGPFDTRVYAQAVHFVNANEIMPEATRLHLEPTINLPLSNEWGSLNTEAKVMATHYQQTNIDDYNNATKAGLESSVSRVLPQFKVDGKMVFERDMNWAENFTQTLEPRAQYLYVPYRDQSGIKNYDSSLLQSDYSGLFRDRTYGGLDRIASANQVTTGITSRIYDDESVERFNVSVGQIYYFSESRTGDDNINWEKDNNTGSLVWAGDTYWRMSDRWGLRGGVQYDTRLDNVATSSATVEYRRDEDRMVQLSYRYASPEYIQAALPNYDVTSDQYKDGISQVGGAASWPIVDRWSIVGAYYFDTNTSKPADQMVGLQYNSCCYAIRVGYERKLNGWDPQSNQSKYDKVIGFNIELRGLSSNYGLGTQQMLRSNILPYRSTL
- the rsmA gene encoding 16S rRNA (adenine(1518)-N(6)/adenine(1519)-N(6))-dimethyltransferase RsmA; its protein translation is MNTRVHQGHLARKRFGQNFLNDQFVIDSIVSAINPKPGQAMVEIGPGLGALTEPVGERMDKMTVIELDRDLAARLQTHPFLAPKLTIYQQDAMTMNFEELSTTLGQPLRVFGNLPYNISTPLMFHLFSYTGAIADMHFMLQKEVVNRLVAGPNSKAYGRLSVMAQYYCQVIPVLEVPPTAFTPAPKVDSAVVRLVPHATPPYPVKEVRVLSRITTEAFNQRRKTIRNSLGNLFSVEVLASLGIDPGARAENISVAQYCQLANYLIDNTPPKES
- the apaH gene encoding bis(5'-nucleosyl)-tetraphosphatase (symmetrical) ApaH → MSTYLIGDVHGCYDELIALLKQVQFDPQMDTLWLTGDLVARGPASLDVLRFVKSLGDSVRMVLGNHDLHLLGVYAGISRNKPKDRITPLLEAPDADELINWLRRQPLLQVDEEKKLVMAHAGITPQWDLETAIACARDVESVLASDTYPLFLDAMYGDMPNNWSPELAGLARLRFISNAFTRMRFCFPNGQLDMYCKDVPENAPAPLKPWFAIPGPVAEEYSIAFGHWASLEGKGTPEGIYALDTGCCWGGVLTCLRWEDKTWFAQHSNRQLDLGEDEAASF